CGACGAGCTCCTGTCGGCGAGCGTGGGCACCTCGACACCCGCGCACGCGAACGCGGCCTTCCTGAGTGACATCCGGCTGCTGCAGGCCCGCATCAAGTCGGCCCAGTACGTCAACAACGACATCCCGCTCTACGTGCCGACCCAGACCGGCAGCCTCATAGACAACCGCGGACGCTTCGGCCGGGCGCAGACCCTGAAGCACCTGACTCCCACCAACTTCATGGATCAGGCGACGACCCAGGGCACCAGCAAGACGCCCTTCAGCAAGCTCGAACAACTCCAACCGGGCCTGTACCTGAAGGTGCTCAACGGGGCGATCAACCAGTTCAATGTCCTGTACACCGACACCGAGCCCGCGAACTGGCGGCGTTGCGATCCGGCCAACACGGAGCTGGGAGAGAGCGAGCCGTATGCCGGGTTCGCGTTCTGTGTGGACCAGACCCGCAAGCCCCTGGCGCAGCCACAACCGGGCAGCTTCGTGATGAACGCGGTGAACGGAAGGGTCACGGCCGAGCAGTCGCAGCAGTATGGCGTTTGGAAGGCCACGCAGCTGGGTGCCGATGCGCAGCGCATCCAGAAGTGGCGCGAGTGGACCTCGCGTCTCTGGCCTTGAACCAAGAGCGGCCCAAGGAGAACACGATGAGCACCTTCACCACTGCCGACGGATGCAACCTGGACTACCACATCGCTGGCTCGAGCCAGCGCACCCTGGTGCTGCTGCACGGCTGGTCGCAGTCGCGTGCGATGTTCGACCGGGTGATTCCCTTGCTGGCCAGGCACTACCGTGTCCTCAGCTACGACCAGCGTGGCCACGGGGAATCCGGCCACCCCACGCACGGCGCCCGCATCGCCCGGCTCGCGCGCGACCTCGATGAGCTCCTGACGCACCTCGGTATCGAGCAGGCGGACCTCGCGGGCCACTCCATGGGGGCGTCGGTGCTGTGGAGCTACCTCGACCTGTTCGGCTCCGCGAAGGTGGCTTCGCTCATCATCATCGACCAGCCCAGCGCCTGCACCGTCCTGCCCTGGTTGAACAAGACCGAGGCGGCTCAAGTGGGTGCCATCCTGGACTTCCCCGGTGCCGAGGCCTTCTGCAAGGGGATTGTCGGTCCCGACGCGGCGGCCGTGCGGCGCAACTTCCTCGTCTCCATGCTCACCAGGCAGATCTCCGACGAGGATCTGGCGTGGCTCTACCAGGAGAACCTCAAGCTCGACGGCGACTTTGGCTCGCGGCTGCTGCTGGATCACATCATGCAGGACTGGCGTGACGTGCTGCCACGCATCGACGTGCCGACGCTGGTGATCGCCGGAGAGGTCAGCCACGTCAACCCGGCATCGCAGAAGTGGAGCGCCGAGCAGATCCCCGGTGCCCGGCTGCGCACCTTCACCGCCGAGGAGGGGGGCTCGCACTTCCCGTTCTTCGAGCGGCCGGAGCCCTTCGCCGCCGCCCTGTGCTCCTTCCTCGACGCCTGGTCGGCGCCGCGGGCCCGGGC
This is a stretch of genomic DNA from Archangium violaceum. It encodes these proteins:
- a CDS encoding alpha/beta fold hydrolase, whose protein sequence is MSTFTTADGCNLDYHIAGSSQRTLVLLHGWSQSRAMFDRVIPLLARHYRVLSYDQRGHGESGHPTHGARIARLARDLDELLTHLGIEQADLAGHSMGASVLWSYLDLFGSAKVASLIIIDQPSACTVLPWLNKTEAAQVGAILDFPGAEAFCKGIVGPDAAAVRRNFLVSMLTRQISDEDLAWLYQENLKLDGDFGSRLLLDHIMQDWRDVLPRIDVPTLVIAGEVSHVNPASQKWSAEQIPGARLRTFTAEEGGSHFPFFERPEPFAAALCSFLDAWSAPRARAASVS